A genomic segment from Truepera sp. encodes:
- a CDS encoding DUF1998 domain-containing protein translates to MVVKDPQASFHAFLTQLPGYEGQVASYHFFPPRKGAVEDDYSGPFAPLLGRAGIRPYAHQARALEAVGAGRDVVVATATASGKSLSFQLPVLDALERGATSLLLYPTKALAADQLLKLRGLAAAMGAELDEVGVALYDGDTAAERRAGVRAGAGALLTNPDMLHYGILPHHAAWARFLGALEYLVLDELHAYRGVLGSHVANVVRRLLRIARGYGADPRVIAASATIGNPAEHAQRLVGRHFELIGEDRAPQGAREFVIWQPPTVKGAPAQNGGERRRSPNSEAASLAAEFVRAGVKSIFFCNSRKGAELVRRYAVGLLGEEQAGLVESYRAGYTPEARRSLEDSFRSDAVTVLTSTSALELGIDVGGVDAVVLVGYPGSKMAMWQRSGRAGRAGGRSLTLLIPGADPLDEYYLTHPDALVDGPVEDAVADPFNDVLHPRHVVCAAAEAPLLAGDPLVAPWLELDGVEGLARLGNGAYVSLRRYPHRRVELRGGGGKRIRLKDGLGRTLGVSDLGTALRELHPGAVYLHRGEQYLVAQLDLRAGVARLLPHIEDYYTQPRSETEIEVLGPLPAHAAQAGVLGDSPRGVHVGRVRVTNTVTGFVCKRYFSEAILDERALDLPQLSYDTQALWFEAVDLPGGPAPADLPAALHALEHCLIGLLPAFVLCERADVGGVSYPTYPGTLKPTVFIYDGHPGGVGYARAGAAVFGSWLEAAAQLLERCPCQGGCPRCVLSPKCGNGNQFLDKDAAAQLARALQAALARAKAATVAAEA, encoded by the coding sequence GTGGTGGTCAAGGACCCACAAGCGAGCTTCCATGCCTTCCTGACCCAGCTGCCCGGCTACGAGGGGCAGGTCGCCTCGTACCACTTCTTCCCGCCGCGCAAGGGTGCGGTGGAGGACGACTACTCGGGCCCGTTCGCGCCGCTGCTGGGCCGCGCGGGCATCAGGCCTTACGCGCACCAGGCCCGGGCATTGGAGGCCGTGGGGGCCGGCCGCGACGTGGTGGTGGCCACGGCGACGGCCTCGGGCAAGTCCTTGTCGTTCCAACTGCCCGTGCTGGACGCCCTGGAGCGGGGCGCGACCAGCCTACTCCTCTACCCCACGAAGGCGCTTGCCGCCGACCAGCTCCTCAAACTGCGGGGCCTGGCGGCCGCGATGGGCGCCGAGCTGGATGAGGTTGGCGTCGCCTTGTACGACGGCGACACGGCCGCCGAGCGCCGCGCCGGGGTCAGGGCCGGGGCCGGCGCCCTCCTGACCAACCCCGACATGCTGCATTACGGGATCCTGCCGCACCACGCCGCCTGGGCCCGCTTCCTTGGCGCGCTCGAGTACCTCGTGCTCGACGAGCTGCACGCCTACCGGGGAGTGCTCGGCTCGCACGTGGCCAACGTGGTGCGGCGGCTCCTGCGGATCGCCCGGGGTTACGGCGCCGACCCTCGAGTCATCGCCGCCTCGGCGACGATCGGTAACCCGGCAGAGCATGCGCAGCGGTTGGTGGGCCGGCACTTCGAGCTGATCGGCGAGGACCGGGCGCCGCAGGGCGCCAGGGAGTTCGTCATCTGGCAGCCGCCCACCGTGAAGGGCGCGCCCGCGCAGAACGGCGGGGAGAGGCGACGGTCGCCAAACTCGGAGGCTGCGTCGCTTGCCGCGGAGTTCGTCAGGGCGGGCGTGAAGAGCATCTTCTTCTGCAACTCGCGCAAGGGCGCGGAGCTGGTGCGGCGTTACGCGGTGGGCCTGCTGGGGGAGGAACAGGCCGGACTCGTCGAGAGCTACCGCGCGGGTTACACCCCCGAGGCGCGCCGCTCCCTGGAGGACTCGTTCCGCTCGGACGCCGTGACGGTGCTGACGAGCACGAGCGCGCTGGAACTCGGCATCGACGTCGGTGGCGTGGACGCGGTCGTGCTGGTCGGCTACCCGGGATCCAAGATGGCCATGTGGCAGCGCTCCGGGCGTGCGGGCCGGGCCGGCGGTCGCTCCCTCACCCTACTGATCCCCGGCGCCGACCCCCTGGACGAGTACTACCTGACGCATCCGGACGCCCTCGTCGACGGTCCCGTGGAGGACGCCGTCGCCGACCCCTTCAACGATGTCTTGCACCCGCGGCACGTGGTCTGCGCCGCCGCGGAGGCGCCGCTCCTCGCCGGGGACCCGCTGGTCGCACCGTGGCTGGAACTGGACGGGGTAGAGGGCCTGGCGAGGTTGGGCAACGGCGCTTACGTCAGCCTTCGGCGCTACCCTCACAGGCGTGTCGAGCTGCGAGGCGGCGGTGGGAAGCGGATCAGGCTCAAGGACGGGCTCGGCCGCACGTTAGGGGTCTCGGACCTCGGCACGGCGCTACGGGAACTCCACCCCGGTGCCGTCTACCTGCACCGGGGCGAGCAGTACCTGGTTGCCCAGCTCGACCTGAGGGCCGGGGTCGCCCGGCTCCTGCCTCACATCGAGGACTACTACACGCAGCCGAGGTCCGAGACCGAGATCGAGGTGCTGGGCCCGTTGCCGGCGCACGCGGCTCAGGCGGGCGTGCTCGGGGACTCGCCGCGCGGGGTCCACGTCGGGCGGGTGCGCGTCACCAACACGGTCACCGGTTTCGTGTGCAAGCGCTACTTCAGCGAGGCCATCCTCGACGAGCGGGCACTCGACCTGCCGCAGCTCTCCTACGACACGCAGGCGCTGTGGTTCGAGGCCGTCGACCTCCCCGGAGGCCCCGCTCCCGCTGATTTGCCTGCAGCGCTACACGCCCTGGAGCACTGCCTCATTGGCCTGCTGCCCGCGTTCGTGCTGTGCGAGCGCGCCGACGTGGGCGGCGTCTCCTACCCGACCTACCCCGGTACGCTGAAGCCGACCGTCTTCATCTACGACGGGCACCCCGGCGGCGTGGGCTACGCGCGGGCGGGCGCGGCCGTGTTCGGTTCGTGGCTCGAGGCCGCCGCCCAGCTCCTCGAGCGCTGCCCGTGCCAGGGCGGCTGCCCCCGCTGCGTGCTGTCGCCGAAGTGCGGCAACGGGAACCAGTTCCTCGACAAGGACGCCGCCGCGCAACTGGCACGCGCCCTTCAGGCGGCGCTCGCAAGAGCCAAGGCGGCCACCGTGGCTGCAGAGGCCTAG
- a CDS encoding acyl-CoA dehydrogenase family protein, which produces MTTPIASGSALSLTDFYDVDSLHSHEERMIQGSVREYVRSEILPQIGGWWLEGVFPTDLARRFGDLGALGVTLPERYGGAGASYTAYGLVCKEVEYVDSGLRSFVSVQSSLVMFPIGAYATDEIKEKWLPLLASGEAVGCFGLTEPDAGSDPGAMRTRCRKVGDEWVIMGVKRWITSGSRADVAIVWAKDEDSGKVLGFVVETDRPGFEAVDIKTKASMRASVTSELYLDEVTVPAGNQLQVSGLKGPLSCLNQARFGIAFGVVGAAQACFDEATAYVSDRPAFGEPLAAKQLVQSRLADMLSEITKANLLSYRLGRLKEEGKDHPSRVSLAKRDNCRSALGVARAARDMLGGNGITTEYAAIRHMLNLETVATYEGTDAVHTLVLGREITGINAF; this is translated from the coding sequence ATGACGACCCCGATAGCCAGCGGCAGCGCCCTGTCGCTGACAGACTTCTACGACGTCGACTCGTTGCACAGCCACGAAGAGCGCATGATCCAAGGCAGCGTTCGCGAGTACGTGCGCTCCGAGATCCTCCCTCAGATCGGCGGTTGGTGGCTAGAAGGCGTCTTCCCGACCGACCTCGCTCGGCGTTTCGGAGACCTCGGCGCGCTCGGGGTGACGCTTCCCGAACGCTACGGTGGCGCGGGAGCCTCGTACACGGCCTACGGGCTCGTGTGCAAGGAGGTCGAGTACGTCGACTCCGGCCTGCGCTCCTTCGTCAGCGTACAGTCGAGCCTGGTCATGTTCCCGATAGGCGCGTACGCTACCGACGAGATCAAGGAGAAGTGGCTTCCGCTGCTCGCCAGCGGCGAGGCCGTCGGCTGCTTCGGGCTCACCGAACCGGACGCCGGTTCCGATCCTGGCGCCATGCGCACGCGCTGCCGCAAGGTGGGCGACGAGTGGGTGATCATGGGCGTCAAGCGCTGGATCACCAGTGGGTCCCGCGCCGACGTCGCCATCGTGTGGGCCAAGGACGAGGACTCCGGCAAGGTCCTGGGGTTCGTCGTCGAGACCGACAGGCCGGGCTTCGAGGCCGTCGACATCAAGACCAAGGCGTCGATGCGGGCCTCGGTGACGAGCGAGCTCTACCTGGACGAGGTGACCGTGCCCGCGGGCAACCAGCTGCAGGTCAGCGGCCTGAAGGGCCCCCTGTCGTGCCTCAACCAGGCACGCTTCGGCATCGCGTTCGGGGTGGTCGGCGCCGCACAAGCGTGCTTCGACGAGGCCACGGCGTACGTCTCGGACCGCCCCGCGTTCGGCGAACCGCTCGCCGCCAAGCAGCTCGTTCAGTCTCGGCTCGCCGACATGCTGTCGGAGATCACCAAGGCGAACCTCCTCTCCTACCGCCTGGGCCGGTTGAAGGAGGAGGGCAAGGACCACCCGTCGCGGGTCTCGCTGGCCAAGCGCGACAACTGCCGCAGCGCCCTTGGTGTGGCCAGGGCAGCGCGCGACATGCTTGGTGGCAACGGCATCACGACCGAGTACGCCGCCATCCGTCACATGCTGAACCTCGAGACGGTGGCGACCTACGAGGGGACCGACGCGGTGCACACTCTGGTGCTCGGGCGCGAGATCACGGGCATCAACGCGTTCTAG
- a CDS encoding 4Fe-4S binding protein: protein MAGLDDLFSFVLRAVEVTPTYVEERCLVVRSGKDACSACLDACPHDAITISTRVELDAVDCTGCGLCIRACPSEALADPVRLEPAPALRCSVVAGDAPSVRCLAQLSGPDLVRLAGPSESVTLARSECAGCKVGGAGVPEALAESVTDAKALLALHGRELHVNVQQVKRLDAPVAQARVSRRALLGGGVRKAAQGVAGAIAPLEAWLPAEGTAGGPVEEAEPPPEAARRYRIVAASEPEPHALVPWSLPRVADGCILCPACTRACPTNALSRDFSGPQGALMLDPDLCVGCAACVPACPVNVMSMDDEVTWQELSGGKTVAFRAGADRLGTGALPR from the coding sequence TTGGCTGGCCTGGATGACCTCTTCTCGTTCGTTCTCCGCGCGGTAGAGGTCACGCCGACCTACGTAGAGGAGCGTTGCCTGGTAGTTCGCAGCGGCAAGGACGCCTGCAGCGCCTGCCTCGACGCGTGCCCGCACGACGCCATAACGATAAGCACCAGGGTGGAGCTCGACGCCGTCGACTGCACCGGCTGCGGCCTCTGCATCCGCGCCTGCCCGAGCGAGGCGCTCGCCGACCCGGTCAGGCTCGAGCCGGCGCCCGCCCTGCGTTGTAGCGTGGTGGCCGGCGACGCCCCAAGCGTGCGCTGCCTGGCGCAGCTCTCGGGCCCCGACCTCGTGCGCCTTGCCGGCCCCAGCGAGTCGGTCACCCTCGCGCGCTCCGAGTGCGCCGGCTGCAAGGTCGGCGGCGCCGGCGTACCGGAGGCGCTGGCCGAGTCCGTTACGGACGCGAAGGCCCTACTGGCGTTACATGGCCGCGAGTTGCACGTGAACGTCCAGCAAGTGAAGCGGCTCGACGCGCCCGTGGCACAAGCCCGCGTGAGCCGCCGAGCGCTGCTTGGCGGAGGGGTTCGCAAGGCGGCCCAGGGAGTGGCGGGGGCGATTGCGCCGCTAGAGGCCTGGTTACCCGCCGAGGGTACCGCGGGCGGACCGGTGGAGGAAGCCGAGCCGCCGCCCGAGGCGGCAAGGCGCTACCGCATCGTGGCGGCCAGCGAGCCGGAGCCCCACGCCCTCGTGCCGTGGAGCCTGCCGCGAGTCGCGGACGGCTGCATCCTGTGCCCCGCCTGCACCCGCGCCTGCCCCACGAACGCCCTCTCGCGCGACTTCAGCGGCCCCCAGGGCGCCCTCATGCTCGACCCCGACCTGTGCGTCGGTTGCGCCGCGTGCGTCCCCGCGTGCCCCGTGAACGTCATGAGCATGGACGACGAGGTCACCTGGCAGGAGCTCTCCGGCGGCAAGACCGTGGCGTTCCGCGCGGGCGCAGACCGCCTGGGAACCGGCGCCCTCCCCCGCTGA
- a CDS encoding bifunctional 3-deoxy-7-phosphoheptulonate synthase/chorismate mutase, protein MQEKIQSLRAHIDELNLQILGLLSRRATVAAEIGSLQSAMGSSQYDPVREQAMLDALVAANEGPFDAATIKSLFKQVFQASMQQSQRQEKRAYLTSRAAHQADTVVEVRGVPIGSRHAPVLIAGPCAIESEEQVEAVAARVASRGVQLFRGGAYKPRTDPYSFQGLGKEGLALGRAACDKHDLAFVSEVMTPTDVPLFEEFVDLLQIGARNMQNYDLLRAVGRSSKPVLLKRGLSATIEEWLMAAEYLLSAGNGNVILCERGIRTFEQYTRNTLDVSAVALAKLESHLPVLVDVTHSAGRRDLLVALTKAGLAVGADGIMIEVHPNPGVALSDQKQQIDFETFDHYLEDTGYHSKLSEKRVELYGF, encoded by the coding sequence ATGCAAGAGAAGATCCAGAGCCTACGGGCCCATATTGACGAACTGAACCTACAGATCTTGGGGCTCCTCTCGCGGCGGGCAACGGTGGCCGCCGAGATAGGTAGCCTGCAGAGCGCCATGGGCTCGTCCCAGTACGACCCGGTGCGCGAGCAAGCGATGCTCGACGCGCTGGTGGCGGCGAACGAGGGCCCCTTCGACGCCGCCACCATCAAGAGCCTCTTCAAACAGGTCTTCCAGGCCAGCATGCAGCAGAGCCAGCGCCAGGAGAAGCGGGCCTACCTCACGTCCCGCGCCGCCCATCAGGCCGACACGGTGGTCGAGGTGCGCGGCGTGCCGATCGGCTCCAGGCACGCTCCCGTCCTGATAGCGGGGCCTTGCGCCATCGAGTCGGAGGAGCAGGTCGAGGCGGTGGCCGCGCGGGTCGCTTCGCGTGGCGTGCAGCTCTTCAGGGGCGGCGCCTACAAGCCGCGGACGGACCCCTACTCCTTCCAGGGGCTGGGCAAGGAGGGGCTGGCGTTGGGCAGGGCCGCTTGCGACAAGCACGACCTGGCTTTCGTGAGCGAGGTCATGACCCCCACCGACGTGCCGCTCTTCGAGGAGTTCGTGGACCTGCTGCAGATCGGGGCCCGCAACATGCAGAACTACGACCTGCTTCGCGCGGTGGGCCGAAGCAGCAAGCCCGTCCTCCTCAAGCGCGGCTTGTCGGCCACCATCGAGGAGTGGCTCATGGCGGCCGAGTACCTGCTCAGCGCGGGGAACGGCAACGTGATCCTGTGCGAGCGTGGCATAAGGACCTTCGAGCAGTACACGCGCAACACTCTCGACGTCTCGGCCGTGGCCCTGGCCAAGCTCGAGAGCCACCTCCCCGTGCTCGTCGACGTCACGCATTCCGCCGGCCGTCGCGACCTCCTCGTCGCGTTGACCAAGGCAGGCCTGGCCGTTGGCGCCGACGGCATCATGATCGAGGTGCATCCGAACCCCGGCGTGGCGCTCTCCGACCAGAAGCAGCAGATCGACTTCGAGACGTTCGATCACTACCTGGAAGACACGGGCTATCACTCCAAGCTGAGCGAGAAGCGCGTCGAGCTTTACGGGTTCTAG
- the tatC gene encoding twin-arginine translocase subunit TatC → MTLIEHFEELRKRLFIGLIGWLVGSSVAFAFRFEVLDWLKAPLPESMTLNYFTVLEPFTVSMQIAAFFGLVLSFPIILGQVWGFVAPGLYAEERRYAVPFIFFAALAFASGVAFSYYVVLPFSIPILLSFLGGEAQGLLSIGQYISTLLMLMAMFGLMFEMPVMGFLLARIGILRHEPLVRTRRWAIVIGVAAAAVITPTGDPFNLALVAVPLVVLYELTIWVVRFSERRMLHAREDPEPTGPY, encoded by the coding sequence GTGACACTCATAGAACATTTCGAAGAGCTGCGCAAGCGGCTCTTCATCGGCTTGATCGGCTGGCTGGTGGGTTCGAGCGTCGCCTTCGCGTTCCGCTTCGAAGTCCTCGACTGGCTGAAGGCGCCCCTGCCGGAAAGCATGACCCTCAACTACTTCACCGTGCTCGAGCCGTTCACGGTGTCCATGCAGATTGCGGCGTTCTTCGGGCTGGTCCTCTCCTTCCCGATAATCCTGGGGCAGGTATGGGGCTTCGTCGCCCCGGGCCTCTACGCCGAGGAGCGGCGCTACGCAGTGCCGTTCATCTTCTTCGCCGCGCTCGCCTTCGCGAGCGGGGTGGCGTTCTCGTACTACGTCGTGCTGCCGTTCAGCATCCCCATCCTGCTCTCGTTCCTGGGTGGCGAGGCCCAGGGGCTCCTGTCGATCGGACAGTACATCTCCACCCTGCTCATGCTCATGGCCATGTTCGGCCTGATGTTCGAGATGCCCGTGATGGGGTTCCTGCTCGCGCGCATCGGGATCCTCCGCCACGAGCCCCTCGTTCGCACCCGTCGTTGGGCGATCGTCATCGGTGTTGCCGCCGCGGCGGTCATCACGCCCACCGGCGACCCCTTCAACCTGGCCCTCGTGGCCGTCCCGCTGGTCGTGCTCTACGAGCTCACGATCTGGGTAGTGCGCTTCTCAGAGCGTAGGATGCTTCATGCAAGAGAAGATCCAGAGCCTACGGGCCCATATTGA
- a CDS encoding twin-arginine translocase TatA/TatE family subunit, with protein sequence MGRIGPVGIPELLIILALVLLIFGPKRLPEMAKGLGQSVREFRKGIRDMKKDFDDDGEGDKPKAAPVSAASVPAPEAHVPASEHSSGQA encoded by the coding sequence ATGGGAAGGATAGGCCCCGTAGGTATTCCGGAACTACTGATCATCCTCGCCTTGGTGTTGCTCATCTTCGGACCCAAGCGCCTGCCCGAGATGGCCAAGGGCCTGGGTCAGTCCGTACGCGAGTTCCGCAAGGGGATCCGCGACATGAAGAAGGACTTCGACGACGACGGCGAAGGCGACAAGCCCAAGGCCGCACCGGTATCCGCGGCCAGCGTCCCGGCGCCCGAGGCGCACGTGCCGGCATCGGAACATAGCTCTGGTCAAGCCTGA
- the tuf gene encoding elongation factor Tu, with the protein MAKGVFERTKPHVNVGTIGHVDHGKTTLTAAITFTAGSADASVEVQSYDAIDKAPEERARGITINTSHVEYQTAARHYSHVDCPGHADYVKNMITGAAQMDGAILVVSAADGPMPQTREHIVLARQVGVPFIVVFLNKVDMVEDVELLELVEMEVRELLSAYEFPGDDLPVVRGSALRALEALVASPKLPRGENVWVDGVWELLDAVDAYIPTPVRDVDKAFLMPVEDVFTITGRGTVATGRIERGVVRTGDEVEIVGLSDTRKSVVTGVEMHRKTLDSGMAGDNVGVLLRGVGRDDVERGQVLARPGSITPHTVFGASVYILRKEEGGRHSAFFSGYRPQFYFRTTDVTGVVSLPGGVEMVMPGDNVELSVELIKPIAMEEGLRFAIREGGRTVGAGVVTTVVK; encoded by the coding sequence ATGGCTAAGGGTGTTTTTGAGCGTACGAAGCCGCATGTGAATGTTGGGACGATTGGTCATGTTGATCATGGGAAGACGACGTTGACGGCGGCGATTACGTTTACTGCGGGTTCGGCTGATGCTTCGGTTGAGGTGCAGTCTTATGATGCGATTGATAAGGCGCCGGAGGAGCGGGCTCGGGGTATTACGATTAATACTTCGCATGTTGAGTATCAGACTGCGGCGCGGCATTATTCGCATGTTGATTGTCCGGGGCATGCGGATTATGTGAAGAATATGATTACGGGTGCGGCGCAGATGGATGGTGCGATTTTGGTGGTGTCGGCTGCTGATGGTCCGATGCCGCAGACGCGTGAGCATATTGTGTTGGCGCGTCAGGTGGGTGTGCCGTTTATTGTGGTGTTTTTGAATAAGGTTGACATGGTTGAGGATGTGGAGTTGTTGGAGTTGGTGGAGATGGAGGTGCGTGAGCTTCTGTCTGCGTATGAGTTTCCGGGGGATGATTTGCCGGTGGTGAGGGGGTCGGCGTTGCGGGCGTTGGAGGCGTTGGTGGCGTCGCCTAAGTTGCCGCGTGGTGAGAATGTTTGGGTTGATGGGGTGTGGGAGTTGTTGGATGCGGTTGATGCTTATATTCCGACGCCGGTGCGGGATGTGGATAAGGCGTTTTTGATGCCGGTGGAGGATGTGTTTACGATTACGGGTCGTGGGACGGTGGCGACTGGTCGTATTGAGCGGGGTGTGGTGAGGACGGGGGATGAGGTTGAGATCGTGGGGTTGTCTGATACTCGTAAGAGTGTCGTGACGGGTGTGGAGATGCATAGGAAGACGTTGGATTCGGGGATGGCTGGGGATAATGTGGGGGTTTTGTTGCGGGGTGTGGGGCGTGATGATGTTGAGCGGGGTCAGGTGTTGGCTCGGCCGGGTTCGATTACGCCGCATACGGTGTTTGGTGCGAGTGTGTACATTTTGAGGAAGGAGGAGGGTGGTCGTCATTCTGCTTTTTTCTCTGGTTATCGTCCGCAGTTTTATTTTCGGACGACTGATGTGACGGGTGTGGTGTCTTTGCCGGGTGGGGTGGAGATGGTTATGCCTGGGGATAATGTTGAGTTGTCGGTTGAGTTGATCAAGCCGATTGCGATGGAGGAGGGGTTGCGGTTTGCGATTCGTGAGGGTGGTCGTACGGTGGGTGCGGGTGTCGTGACGACCGTCGTCAAGTAG
- the rpmG gene encoding 50S ribosomal protein L33 — translation MASDVRIKFLLECTECKRRNYASHKNRRNTQGKIELKKYCPWDRKHTVHKEVKV, via the coding sequence ATGGCCAGTGACGTTCGAATCAAGTTTCTTCTGGAGTGCACAGAGTGCAAGCGTCGCAACTACGCCTCGCACAAGAACCGGCGCAACACGCAGGGCAAGATCGAGCTCAAGAAGTACTGCCCCTGGGACCGGAAGCACACCGTTCACAAAGAGGTGAAGGTCTAA
- the secE gene encoding preprotein translocase subunit SecE translates to MFKGFIRYLRNSRAELGRVTWPSRKEVIQATQATLLFVVITALFLFVADLTLGNLLGLIT, encoded by the coding sequence GTGTTCAAGGGCTTCATCCGCTACCTCAGGAACTCGCGCGCCGAACTGGGCCGCGTCACGTGGCCGTCGCGTAAGGAAGTCATCCAGGCGACCCAGGCGACCCTGCTGTTCGTCGTCATCACGGCGCTCTTCTTGTTCGTCGCCGACCTCACGCTAGGCAACCTGCTGGGTCTGATCACCTGA
- the nusG gene encoding transcription termination/antitermination protein NusG produces the protein MSIEWYAVHTYVGHEEKAKENILSRAQSLGMAESIYQVVVPVETTMEHIGGGKKKETVRKLFPGYIFVQMDLGDNPDEPNEAWEVVRYTPGVTGFVGTATHAVPLSPDEEARMLTSIGVTGQREAPRVRITFNVGDMVQVTAGPFADFTGVVSEVNPERGKVKVLVSIFGRETPVELDFSQVMRA, from the coding sequence ATGAGCATCGAGTGGTACGCCGTCCACACGTACGTTGGACACGAAGAGAAAGCCAAGGAGAACATCCTCAGCCGGGCGCAGTCGCTCGGCATGGCCGAGTCCATATACCAGGTCGTCGTGCCCGTCGAGACCACGATGGAGCACATCGGTGGGGGCAAGAAGAAGGAGACCGTCCGGAAGTTGTTTCCGGGGTACATCTTCGTGCAGATGGACCTGGGCGACAACCCGGACGAGCCCAACGAGGCGTGGGAGGTAGTGCGCTACACGCCCGGCGTCACCGGTTTCGTGGGAACCGCCACGCACGCCGTGCCGCTCTCGCCCGACGAGGAGGCCCGCATGCTCACCTCCATCGGCGTCACCGGGCAACGCGAGGCCCCGAGGGTGCGGATCACGTTCAACGTCGGCGACATGGTCCAGGTCACGGCGGGTCCTTTCGCCGATTTCACGGGCGTCGTCTCCGAGGTCAACCCCGAGCGCGGCAAGGTGAAGGTTCTCGTGTCCATCTTCGGCCGCGAGACGCCCGTCGAGCTCGACTTCTCTCAGGTCATGCGCGCCTGA
- the rplK gene encoding 50S ribosomal protein L11, with translation MAKKIAGIVKLQLQAGAATPAPPVGPALGQYGANIMQFVKEYNAATASQSGAIVPVEITIFADRSFSFITKTSPASYLIKKAAGVGKGSPVANKEKVGKLSWAQCIEIGKAKMADLNATDELAAAKIIAGTARSMGVTVEGQPG, from the coding sequence ATGGCCAAGAAGATTGCCGGCATAGTGAAGCTTCAGCTTCAAGCTGGGGCCGCCACACCGGCGCCGCCCGTAGGCCCGGCGTTGGGCCAGTACGGCGCCAACATCATGCAGTTCGTGAAGGAGTACAACGCGGCCACTGCCAGCCAGTCGGGCGCCATCGTGCCGGTCGAGATCACCATCTTCGCCGACCGCTCCTTCTCGTTCATCACCAAGACCTCGCCCGCCAGCTACCTGATCAAGAAGGCGGCCGGCGTCGGCAAGGGCTCGCCCGTTGCCAACAAGGAGAAGGTCGGCAAGCTCAGCTGGGCGCAGTGCATCGAGATCGGCAAGGCCAAGATGGCCGACCTCAACGCCACCGACGAGCTGGCCGCCGCCAAGATCATCGCCGGCACCGCGCGCTCCATGGGCGTCACCGTCGAAGGGCAGCCCGGCTGA
- the rplA gene encoding 50S ribosomal protein L1, which produces MAQHGKRYRKLAEKVDRDRTYSVAEAAALVKDLASAKFDETVEAHFRLGIDPRKSDQNVRATVALPHGTGKSVRVLAVTQGDAVTEAEAAGADFVGGTEVIERILGGWMDFDAVVATPDMMAAIGSKLGRVLGPRGLLPNPKAGTVGTDIGGIVRALKAGQIEFRADKTGVVHAPIGKASFEAAQLAENFAALRSAVESAKPESARGQYLRTIHLTSTMGPSVRVALGGASEA; this is translated from the coding sequence ATGGCACAGCATGGGAAGCGTTACCGTAAGCTCGCTGAGAAGGTGGATCGTGACCGCACGTACTCGGTCGCGGAAGCCGCCGCTCTCGTCAAGGACCTGGCGAGTGCCAAGTTCGACGAGACGGTCGAGGCGCACTTCCGTCTCGGCATCGACCCCCGCAAGTCCGATCAGAACGTCCGCGCGACCGTCGCGCTGCCGCACGGCACCGGTAAGAGCGTGCGGGTCCTGGCCGTCACCCAGGGTGACGCCGTAACCGAGGCGGAGGCCGCGGGCGCCGACTTCGTAGGGGGCACCGAGGTCATCGAGCGCATCCTGGGCGGGTGGATGGACTTCGACGCGGTCGTCGCAACTCCCGACATGATGGCCGCCATCGGCTCGAAGCTGGGACGCGTGCTGGGCCCCAGGGGCCTGCTGCCGAACCCCAAGGCGGGCACGGTCGGCACCGACATCGGCGGCATAGTGCGCGCGCTCAAGGCGGGCCAGATCGAGTTCCGCGCCGACAAGACCGGCGTCGTGCACGCACCCATCGGCAAGGCGAGCTTCGAGGCCGCGCAACTCGCGGAGAACTTCGCCGCCCTGCGCAGCGCCGTGGAGTCGGCCAAGCCGGAGTCCGCGCGCGGGCAGTACCTTCGCACCATCCACCTGACCTCGACCATGGGCCCCAGCGTGCGCGTAGCGCTCGGCGGCGCGAGCGAGGCATGA
- the rplJ gene encoding 50S ribosomal protein L10 produces the protein MANPRNEAAVSMLREQLGDAKTFFLVDYQGLSAGDLGRLRAAVREAGGRILVAKNTLINVVLKEQGIEGFEATLQGPTALVLVGDEVVAPAKAITEFAKAHPRDLPRSKGGRLEGSVLGEDALVRIAKLPSKQQIQSQLVGVLAAPLQQLVGLLEGPQRNLVTVMNNYADKMKDGGN, from the coding sequence ATGGCAAACCCCAGGAACGAAGCGGCAGTTTCCATGCTGCGAGAGCAGCTCGGTGACGCCAAGACGTTCTTCCTGGTGGACTACCAGGGACTCTCCGCCGGCGATCTAGGCCGACTCCGCGCAGCCGTGCGCGAAGCCGGCGGGAGGATCCTCGTCGCCAAGAACACCCTCATCAACGTCGTGCTCAAGGAGCAAGGCATCGAGGGGTTCGAGGCGACGTTGCAAGGGCCAACGGCCCTGGTCCTCGTCGGCGACGAGGTGGTGGCGCCCGCAAAGGCCATCACCGAGTTCGCGAAGGCTCACCCGAGAGACCTGCCCAGATCCAAGGGTGGTCGTCTGGAGGGGAGCGTTCTCGGCGAGGACGCGCTAGTGCGCATCGCCAAGCTACCTTCGAAGCAGCAGATCCAGAGCCAGTTGGTCGGCGTTCTTGCAGCGCCGCTCCAGCAACTCGTGGGCCTGCTCGAAGGTCCGCAGCGGAACCTGGTCACCGTGATGAACAACTACGCAGACAAGATGAAAGATGGAGGTAACTGA